A single Musa acuminata AAA Group cultivar baxijiao chromosome BXJ2-1, Cavendish_Baxijiao_AAA, whole genome shotgun sequence DNA region contains:
- the LOC135598927 gene encoding shugoshin-1-like isoform X5, which yields MDGGVRARSLINADSGATGANHGRENTQKRSLMGSSVRRNGLSDITNTVSSAGIGISRTSCSDDDKENANVMPSPRPKDCISQLMKLKALQHELGCTRAALKLKTSELEEKEKLNKEICQKEGGTNHGEVAAGAFTTTDKKTSNLNRKCKSKAQCSATLTHQVPSEEKVDGRRLSLRRRSINLTPESYQPVESLRTIEDVKVPVQSIGESSDENISIQLDSANGSMIQVKNEEEDLSGSPKLVNEELQRRSSFGRPLRKAAEKVSSYKEMSLKSKMRRMG from the exons ATGGATGGTGGCGTCCGTGCTCGCTCGCTAATCAACGCCGACTCGGGAGCCACTG GAGCGAATCATGGACGGGAGAATACCCAGAAGAGATCTTTAATGGGGAGCTCAGTGAGGAGGAATGGGTTGTCGGATATCACCAACACCGTGAGTTCCGCAGGGATTGGAATCAGCCGCACGTCCTGCTCTGATGACGATAAGGAAAACGCAAACGTGATGCCTTCTCCGAGACCCAAGGACTGCATTTCTCAGTTGATGAAG CTAAAAGCATTACAACATGAGCTTGGTTGTACCAGAGCAGCCCTTAAATTGAAGACCTCAGAACTGGAG gagaaagaaaagttgaataaagaaattTGTCAGAAG GAGGGAGGAACCAACCACGGTGAGGTTGCAGCAGGTGCATTTACGACAACGGATAAGAAAACCTCCAACCTTAATAGGAAGTGCAAGTCAAAAGCACAGT GCTCTGCCACTCTGACCCATCAAGTACCATCAGAAGAAAAGGTCGACGGAAGAAG GCTATCCCTAAGAAGGAGATCGATCAATTTGACACCTGAATCATATCAACCCGTGGAGAGCTTGCGTACAATAGAGGATGTCAAAGTTCCAGTTCAGTCAATCGGTGAGTCATCAGATGAGAACATTTCTATTCAACTGGATTCTGCAAATGGTTCTATGATTCAAGTGAAGAACGAGGAAGAGGATTTGAGTGGCTCACCGAAGTTAGTAAATGAGGAACTCCAGAGAAGATCTTCATTTGGAAGGCCACTGCGAAAGGCCGCTGAGAAGGTCAGTTCCTACAAGGAAATGTCCCTTAAATCGAAAATGCGAAGGATGGGGTAA
- the LOC135598927 gene encoding SHUGOSHIN 2-like isoform X2, with product MDGGVRARSLINADSGATGANHGRENTQKRSLMGSSVRRNGLSDITNTVSSAGIGISRTSCSDDDKENANVMPSPRPKDCISQLMKENTSLLKLLAERNEIIRLSSIELQKLELQLQKTNQQNWQLARANSQMLAELNLGKDRLKALQHELGCTRAALKLKTSELEEKEKLNKEICQKEGGTNHGEVAAGAFTTTDKKTSNLNRKCKSKAQCSATLTHQVPSEEKVDGRRLSLRRRSINLTPESYQPVESLRTIEDVKVPVQSIGESSDENISIQLDSANGSMIQVKNEEEDLSGSPKLVNEELQRRSSFGRPLRKAAEKVSSYKEMSLKSKMRRMG from the exons ATGGATGGTGGCGTCCGTGCTCGCTCGCTAATCAACGCCGACTCGGGAGCCACTG GAGCGAATCATGGACGGGAGAATACCCAGAAGAGATCTTTAATGGGGAGCTCAGTGAGGAGGAATGGGTTGTCGGATATCACCAACACCGTGAGTTCCGCAGGGATTGGAATCAGCCGCACGTCCTGCTCTGATGACGATAAGGAAAACGCAAACGTGATGCCTTCTCCGAGACCCAAGGACTGCATTTCTCAGTTGATGAAG GAAAATACCTCTTTGTTGAAGCTTCTCGCTGAGAGGAA TGAGATCATTCGGTTGAGCAGCATTGAGTTGCAGAAACTTGAGCTCCAATTACAGAAAACCAACCAACAAAATTGGCAGCTAGCTAGAGCTAACTCTCAGATGCTAGCG GAGCTTAATTTAGGGAAAGATAGA CTAAAAGCATTACAACATGAGCTTGGTTGTACCAGAGCAGCCCTTAAATTGAAGACCTCAGAACTGGAG gagaaagaaaagttgaataaagaaattTGTCAGAAG GAGGGAGGAACCAACCACGGTGAGGTTGCAGCAGGTGCATTTACGACAACGGATAAGAAAACCTCCAACCTTAATAGGAAGTGCAAGTCAAAAGCACAGT GCTCTGCCACTCTGACCCATCAAGTACCATCAGAAGAAAAGGTCGACGGAAGAAG GCTATCCCTAAGAAGGAGATCGATCAATTTGACACCTGAATCATATCAACCCGTGGAGAGCTTGCGTACAATAGAGGATGTCAAAGTTCCAGTTCAGTCAATCGGTGAGTCATCAGATGAGAACATTTCTATTCAACTGGATTCTGCAAATGGTTCTATGATTCAAGTGAAGAACGAGGAAGAGGATTTGAGTGGCTCACCGAAGTTAGTAAATGAGGAACTCCAGAGAAGATCTTCATTTGGAAGGCCACTGCGAAAGGCCGCTGAGAAGGTCAGTTCCTACAAGGAAATGTCCCTTAAATCGAAAATGCGAAGGATGGGGTAA
- the LOC135598927 gene encoding SHUGOSHIN 2-like isoform X3, producing MDGGVRARSLINADSGATGANHGRENTQKRSLMGSSVRRNGLSDITNTVSSAGIGISRTSCSDDDKENANVMPSPRPKDCISQLMKENTSLLKLLAERNEIIRLSSIELQKLELQLQKTNQQNWQLARANSQMLAELNLGKDRLKALQHELGCTRAALKLKTSELEEGGTNHGEVAAGAFTTTDKKTSNLNRKCKSKAQCSATLTHQVPSEEKVDGRRLSLRRRSINLTPESYQPVESLRTIEDVKVPVQSIGESSDENISIQLDSANGSMIQVKNEEEDLSGSPKLVNEELQRRSSFGRPLRKAAEKVSSYKEMSLKSKMRRMG from the exons ATGGATGGTGGCGTCCGTGCTCGCTCGCTAATCAACGCCGACTCGGGAGCCACTG GAGCGAATCATGGACGGGAGAATACCCAGAAGAGATCTTTAATGGGGAGCTCAGTGAGGAGGAATGGGTTGTCGGATATCACCAACACCGTGAGTTCCGCAGGGATTGGAATCAGCCGCACGTCCTGCTCTGATGACGATAAGGAAAACGCAAACGTGATGCCTTCTCCGAGACCCAAGGACTGCATTTCTCAGTTGATGAAG GAAAATACCTCTTTGTTGAAGCTTCTCGCTGAGAGGAA TGAGATCATTCGGTTGAGCAGCATTGAGTTGCAGAAACTTGAGCTCCAATTACAGAAAACCAACCAACAAAATTGGCAGCTAGCTAGAGCTAACTCTCAGATGCTAGCG GAGCTTAATTTAGGGAAAGATAGA CTAAAAGCATTACAACATGAGCTTGGTTGTACCAGAGCAGCCCTTAAATTGAAGACCTCAGAACTGGAG GAGGGAGGAACCAACCACGGTGAGGTTGCAGCAGGTGCATTTACGACAACGGATAAGAAAACCTCCAACCTTAATAGGAAGTGCAAGTCAAAAGCACAGT GCTCTGCCACTCTGACCCATCAAGTACCATCAGAAGAAAAGGTCGACGGAAGAAG GCTATCCCTAAGAAGGAGATCGATCAATTTGACACCTGAATCATATCAACCCGTGGAGAGCTTGCGTACAATAGAGGATGTCAAAGTTCCAGTTCAGTCAATCGGTGAGTCATCAGATGAGAACATTTCTATTCAACTGGATTCTGCAAATGGTTCTATGATTCAAGTGAAGAACGAGGAAGAGGATTTGAGTGGCTCACCGAAGTTAGTAAATGAGGAACTCCAGAGAAGATCTTCATTTGGAAGGCCACTGCGAAAGGCCGCTGAGAAGGTCAGTTCCTACAAGGAAATGTCCCTTAAATCGAAAATGCGAAGGATGGGGTAA
- the LOC135598927 gene encoding SHUGOSHIN 2-like isoform X1, which yields MDGGVRARSLINADSGATGANHGRENTQKRSLMGSSVRRNGLSDITNTVSSAGIGISRTSCSDDDKENANVMPSPRPKDCISQLMKENTSLLKLLAERNEIIRLSSIELQKLELQLQKTNQQNWQLARANSQMLAELNLGKDRLKALQHELGCTRAALKLKTSELEEKEKLNKEICQKVGSKEGGTNHGEVAAGAFTTTDKKTSNLNRKCKSKAQCSATLTHQVPSEEKVDGRRLSLRRRSINLTPESYQPVESLRTIEDVKVPVQSIGESSDENISIQLDSANGSMIQVKNEEEDLSGSPKLVNEELQRRSSFGRPLRKAAEKVSSYKEMSLKSKMRRMG from the exons ATGGATGGTGGCGTCCGTGCTCGCTCGCTAATCAACGCCGACTCGGGAGCCACTG GAGCGAATCATGGACGGGAGAATACCCAGAAGAGATCTTTAATGGGGAGCTCAGTGAGGAGGAATGGGTTGTCGGATATCACCAACACCGTGAGTTCCGCAGGGATTGGAATCAGCCGCACGTCCTGCTCTGATGACGATAAGGAAAACGCAAACGTGATGCCTTCTCCGAGACCCAAGGACTGCATTTCTCAGTTGATGAAG GAAAATACCTCTTTGTTGAAGCTTCTCGCTGAGAGGAA TGAGATCATTCGGTTGAGCAGCATTGAGTTGCAGAAACTTGAGCTCCAATTACAGAAAACCAACCAACAAAATTGGCAGCTAGCTAGAGCTAACTCTCAGATGCTAGCG GAGCTTAATTTAGGGAAAGATAGA CTAAAAGCATTACAACATGAGCTTGGTTGTACCAGAGCAGCCCTTAAATTGAAGACCTCAGAACTGGAG gagaaagaaaagttgaataaagaaattTGTCAGAAGGTTGGCTCTAAG GAGGGAGGAACCAACCACGGTGAGGTTGCAGCAGGTGCATTTACGACAACGGATAAGAAAACCTCCAACCTTAATAGGAAGTGCAAGTCAAAAGCACAGT GCTCTGCCACTCTGACCCATCAAGTACCATCAGAAGAAAAGGTCGACGGAAGAAG GCTATCCCTAAGAAGGAGATCGATCAATTTGACACCTGAATCATATCAACCCGTGGAGAGCTTGCGTACAATAGAGGATGTCAAAGTTCCAGTTCAGTCAATCGGTGAGTCATCAGATGAGAACATTTCTATTCAACTGGATTCTGCAAATGGTTCTATGATTCAAGTGAAGAACGAGGAAGAGGATTTGAGTGGCTCACCGAAGTTAGTAAATGAGGAACTCCAGAGAAGATCTTCATTTGGAAGGCCACTGCGAAAGGCCGCTGAGAAGGTCAGTTCCTACAAGGAAATGTCCCTTAAATCGAAAATGCGAAGGATGGGGTAA
- the LOC135598927 gene encoding shugoshin-1-like isoform X4 — MDGGVRARSLINADSGATGANHGRENTQKRSLMGSSVRRNGLSDITNTVSSAGIGISRTSCSDDDKENANVMPSPRPKDCISQLMKLKALQHELGCTRAALKLKTSELEEKEKLNKEICQKVGSKEGGTNHGEVAAGAFTTTDKKTSNLNRKCKSKAQCSATLTHQVPSEEKVDGRRLSLRRRSINLTPESYQPVESLRTIEDVKVPVQSIGESSDENISIQLDSANGSMIQVKNEEEDLSGSPKLVNEELQRRSSFGRPLRKAAEKVSSYKEMSLKSKMRRMG; from the exons ATGGATGGTGGCGTCCGTGCTCGCTCGCTAATCAACGCCGACTCGGGAGCCACTG GAGCGAATCATGGACGGGAGAATACCCAGAAGAGATCTTTAATGGGGAGCTCAGTGAGGAGGAATGGGTTGTCGGATATCACCAACACCGTGAGTTCCGCAGGGATTGGAATCAGCCGCACGTCCTGCTCTGATGACGATAAGGAAAACGCAAACGTGATGCCTTCTCCGAGACCCAAGGACTGCATTTCTCAGTTGATGAAG CTAAAAGCATTACAACATGAGCTTGGTTGTACCAGAGCAGCCCTTAAATTGAAGACCTCAGAACTGGAG gagaaagaaaagttgaataaagaaattTGTCAGAAGGTTGGCTCTAAG GAGGGAGGAACCAACCACGGTGAGGTTGCAGCAGGTGCATTTACGACAACGGATAAGAAAACCTCCAACCTTAATAGGAAGTGCAAGTCAAAAGCACAGT GCTCTGCCACTCTGACCCATCAAGTACCATCAGAAGAAAAGGTCGACGGAAGAAG GCTATCCCTAAGAAGGAGATCGATCAATTTGACACCTGAATCATATCAACCCGTGGAGAGCTTGCGTACAATAGAGGATGTCAAAGTTCCAGTTCAGTCAATCGGTGAGTCATCAGATGAGAACATTTCTATTCAACTGGATTCTGCAAATGGTTCTATGATTCAAGTGAAGAACGAGGAAGAGGATTTGAGTGGCTCACCGAAGTTAGTAAATGAGGAACTCCAGAGAAGATCTTCATTTGGAAGGCCACTGCGAAAGGCCGCTGAGAAGGTCAGTTCCTACAAGGAAATGTCCCTTAAATCGAAAATGCGAAGGATGGGGTAA
- the LOC135598928 gene encoding uncharacterized protein LOC135598928, with amino-acid sequence MACRTIPLQLPSVGAKTPFSGTSGSMNWNHRNSTRGSKMRPSVFSTREDLRPRLDEYPEGIISGEWTENFSLLSYDDLRAYLQSQVTVHKVGPSSLLGEVMSTTIVTAMAGQTLEEIDHHFEFVSALPVVDGELRCTGVISRHDRAEASLGAKTKVGEVMSSPAITLSPEKTVTDAAALMLKKKIHRIPIVNEAGQVIGIVTRTDILEALEAAMEE; translated from the exons ATGGCGTGCAGAACCATTCCTCTGCAACTCCCCTCGGTTGGTGCCAAGACTCCCTTCTCCGGCACCAGCGGCTCCATGAACTGGAACCACAGAAACAGTACAAGAGGCTCCAAGATGAGGCCCTCGGTCTTCTCCACCAGGGAGGACCTCCGGCCGCGGCTGGATGAGTACCCGGAAGGGATCATCTCCGGCGAATGGACCGAGAACTTCTCCTTGTTGAGCTACGACGACCTTCGTGCCTATCTTCAATCACAAGTCACCGTTCACAAG GTCGGGCCTTCTTCGCTTCTTGGGGAGGTCATGTCGACGACGATCGTGACCGCCATGGCAGGTCAGACGCTGGAGGAGATCGATCATCACTTCGAATTTGTGTCTGCGCTGCCGGTGGTCGACGGCGAGCTCAGATGCACTGGGGTCATTTCCAGGCACGACAGGGCTGAAGCCTCTCTGGGG GCAAAAACAAAGGTGGGCGAGGTGATGTCGTCGCCGGCGATCACGCTGTCACCTGAGAAAACAGTCACAG ATGCTGCAGCTTTGATGCTCAAGAAGAAGATTCATAGGATACCAATAGTGAACGAGGCAGGGCAAGTCatag GAATTGTCACTCGTACTGACATATTGGAAGCTTTAGAGGCCGCCATGGAGGAATAA